The proteins below are encoded in one region of Thioalkalivibrio sp. K90mix:
- the ispA gene encoding (2E,6E)-farnesyl diphosphate synthase, whose product MATPDPSEALKAYQRRIETVLDQRLAADSAPDPRLIEAMRYATLSGGKRLRPVLVYAAGATCGAPDDVLDAMAAAVEMVHVYSLIHDDLPAMDNDDLRRGRPTCHRAFDEATAILAGDALQACAFEIMTAGVRALPGTAALDALAELAHAAGLHGMAGGQAIDLGACGKPIDLAELERMHRLKTGALIRVSVRLGAIAGGVPGDALGHLTRYAECIGLAFQIRDDVLDVEGDPEVLGKACGADARLDKATFPSLQGLEASRERAVALVDEALAELQPFGQEADLLRFLARYIVDRMN is encoded by the coding sequence TTGGCCACCCCTGACCCATCCGAGGCGCTGAAAGCCTATCAGCGTCGTATCGAGACCGTACTCGACCAGCGCCTGGCGGCCGACTCTGCCCCGGACCCGCGGCTCATCGAGGCCATGCGCTATGCCACCCTCTCCGGCGGCAAGCGCCTGCGACCGGTACTGGTATACGCGGCCGGGGCCACCTGCGGCGCCCCCGATGACGTGCTTGATGCGATGGCGGCGGCCGTGGAGATGGTCCATGTCTATTCGCTGATCCACGACGACCTTCCGGCGATGGACAACGACGACCTGCGCCGTGGCCGGCCCACCTGCCACCGTGCGTTCGACGAGGCCACCGCCATCCTCGCCGGGGATGCACTACAGGCTTGCGCCTTCGAGATCATGACCGCCGGCGTGCGCGCCCTGCCCGGGACAGCCGCTCTGGATGCCCTGGCCGAGCTCGCGCATGCAGCGGGCCTGCACGGCATGGCCGGCGGTCAGGCCATCGACCTTGGCGCCTGCGGCAAGCCAATCGATCTGGCGGAACTGGAGCGCATGCACCGGCTCAAGACCGGTGCCCTGATCCGGGTCTCGGTGCGCCTGGGCGCCATCGCCGGCGGCGTTCCGGGGGACGCCCTTGGCCACCTGACCCGCTACGCCGAATGCATTGGCCTGGCCTTCCAGATCCGCGATGACGTGCTCGACGTGGAGGGTGACCCGGAGGTGCTCGGCAAGGCCTGCGGCGCGGATGCCCGACTGGACAAGGCCACCTTTCCCTCGCTGCAGGGCCTGGAGGCTTCGCGCGAGCGCGCGGTGGCCCTGGTCGACGAAGCGCTGGCCGAGCTGCAACCCTTTGGCCAGGAGGCGGACTTGCTTCGCTTCCTCGCGCGGTACATCGTCGACCGCATGAACTGA
- the xseB gene encoding exodeoxyribonuclease VII small subunit, producing MTDTSTDSPAEFEASLEALEALVARMESGELGLEQSLEEFQRGMELVGLCQKALDDAQARIEKLASAPAEQGTVSGSAAGTPTDPDDVPF from the coding sequence ATGACCGACACATCCACCGACAGCCCTGCCGAGTTCGAAGCCAGCCTGGAGGCCCTGGAGGCCCTGGTGGCGCGGATGGAGTCCGGCGAACTGGGCCTGGAACAGTCGCTGGAGGAATTCCAGCGCGGCATGGAGCTGGTCGGCCTCTGCCAGAAGGCGCTGGACGACGCCCAGGCACGCATTGAAAAACTCGCCAGCGCGCCAGCGGAGCAGGGCACGGTGTCCGGGAGCGCCGCCGGCACCCCGACCGACCCCGACGACGTCCCGTTCTAG
- a CDS encoding rubrerythrin family protein, with amino-acid sequence MELKGSKTEEALKEAFAGESMANRRYLYFASKADVEGYNDVATVFRSTAEGETGHAHGHLEYLESCGDPATGLEFGSTAANLKTAVAGETHEYTDMYPGMAKTARDEGFDEVADWFETLAKAERSHANRFQKALDQLDD; translated from the coding sequence ATGGAACTGAAAGGTAGCAAGACCGAAGAAGCCCTCAAGGAGGCCTTTGCCGGCGAATCGATGGCCAACCGTCGTTACCTGTACTTCGCTTCCAAGGCGGACGTGGAAGGCTACAACGACGTCGCGACCGTGTTCCGTTCCACCGCCGAAGGCGAAACCGGCCACGCCCACGGTCACCTTGAGTACCTCGAGAGCTGCGGCGACCCGGCCACTGGTCTGGAGTTCGGCTCCACCGCCGCGAACCTGAAGACCGCCGTTGCCGGCGAGACCCATGAGTACACCGATATGTACCCGGGTATGGCCAAGACCGCCCGCGACGAAGGCTTCGACGAAGTCGCCGACTGGTTCGAGACCCTGGCCAAGGCGGAGCGTTCCCACGCCAACCGCTTCCAGAAGGCCCTGGACCAGCTGGACGACTGA
- a CDS encoding heterodisulfide reductase-related iron-sulfur binding cluster — MSAPTHQREGSLEAPTRHPLDWKNPEFYNEESLFAELERVYDICHGCRRCVSLCNSFPTLFDLVDESETMEVDGVDRKDYWKVVDHCYLCDLCYLTKCPYVPPHEWNVDFPHLMLRAKAVRFQKEGAKAAHKFMSSTDTVGKLAGIPVVAGVVNAANKNGAMRKVLDKTMGVHPDAPVPEYHSSKGRSRMAKVAKGVSNPEPAGATQGKVALYATCYGNYNEPHLVEDLVKVFEHNGIEVTLVEKEQCCGMPKLELGDLKAVESAKDANIPAMKRMIDQGYDIVAPVPSCVLMYKQELPLMFPDEPDVAAVRDRIFDPFEYLMERHKEGKLKTDFPEKLGKIAYHAACHLRVQNMGLKTRDLLKLVPDTEIDVIERCSGHDGTYGVKSEFYETAAKICRPVVNRVQKAESDHYSSDCPMAGHMIENGLQGKGEDKAPEHPLTLLRQAYGL; from the coding sequence ATGTCTGCGCCGACGCACCAACGTGAAGGAAGTCTGGAAGCCCCGACCCGCCATCCGCTGGACTGGAAGAATCCCGAGTTCTACAACGAGGAATCGTTGTTCGCCGAGCTGGAGCGGGTCTACGACATCTGTCACGGCTGCCGGCGTTGCGTCAGCCTCTGCAATTCGTTCCCCACGCTGTTCGACCTGGTCGACGAATCCGAGACCATGGAGGTCGACGGGGTCGACAGGAAGGACTACTGGAAGGTGGTCGATCACTGCTACCTGTGTGATCTGTGCTACCTGACCAAGTGCCCCTACGTGCCCCCGCACGAATGGAACGTCGACTTCCCGCACCTGATGCTGCGGGCCAAAGCCGTGCGTTTCCAGAAAGAGGGAGCGAAGGCCGCGCACAAGTTCATGTCCAGCACCGATACCGTCGGCAAGCTGGCGGGCATCCCGGTGGTCGCCGGCGTAGTCAACGCCGCGAACAAGAACGGCGCAATGCGGAAGGTGCTGGACAAGACTATGGGCGTGCACCCGGATGCCCCGGTCCCCGAATACCACTCGAGCAAGGGTCGTTCGCGCATGGCGAAGGTTGCCAAGGGGGTTAGCAACCCCGAGCCGGCCGGTGCCACCCAGGGCAAGGTCGCCCTCTACGCTACCTGCTACGGCAACTACAACGAGCCGCACCTGGTGGAGGACCTAGTCAAGGTCTTCGAGCATAACGGCATCGAGGTCACCCTGGTCGAGAAAGAGCAGTGCTGCGGCATGCCCAAGCTCGAACTGGGCGACCTGAAGGCGGTCGAGTCCGCGAAGGATGCGAACATCCCGGCGATGAAGCGCATGATCGATCAGGGCTATGACATTGTCGCGCCGGTCCCCTCCTGCGTGCTGATGTACAAGCAGGAATTGCCGCTGATGTTCCCGGACGAGCCCGATGTCGCCGCCGTGCGCGATCGTATCTTCGACCCGTTCGAATACCTGATGGAGCGCCACAAGGAAGGCAAGCTGAAGACCGATTTCCCCGAGAAGCTCGGCAAGATCGCCTACCACGCGGCCTGTCACCTGCGGGTCCAGAACATGGGCCTGAAGACCCGTGACCTGCTGAAGCTCGTGCCGGATACCGAGATCGACGTGATCGAACGCTGCTCCGGGCACGATGGCACCTATGGTGTTAAGAGCGAGTTCTACGAGACCGCGGCCAAGATCTGCCGCCCGGTGGTGAACCGGGTGCAGAAGGCCGAGTCCGATCACTACTCGAGTGACTGCCCGATGGCCGGGCACATGATCGAGAACGGGCTGCAGGGCAAGGGCGAGGACAAGGCGCCCGAACACCCGCTGACCCTGCTGCGCCAGGCCTACGGCCTGTAG
- a CDS encoding encapsulin-associated ferritin-like protein, with the protein MASDSYHEPVEELSDESRGMHRAIVSLMEELEAVDWYQQRIDACKNEELKAILAHNRDEEIEHAAMVLEWIRRHNPVFDHELKDNLWSDKDYTKMGHHDH; encoded by the coding sequence ATGGCCAGTGACAGCTACCACGAACCCGTCGAGGAACTGAGCGACGAGTCGCGCGGGATGCATCGCGCCATCGTCTCGCTGATGGAAGAGCTCGAGGCGGTGGACTGGTACCAGCAGCGCATCGATGCCTGCAAGAACGAGGAACTCAAGGCGATCCTCGCGCACAACCGCGACGAGGAGATCGAACATGCGGCGATGGTGCTGGAGTGGATCCGTCGCCATAACCCGGTGTTCGACCATGAACTGAAAGACAACCTCTGGTCCGACAAGGACTACACGAAGATGGGACACCACGACCACTGA
- a CDS encoding DUF3501 family protein yields MEASVDKLSREDLYSLEKYHELRPQFRNEVMQHKRNRVVQVGPAVTLHFEDRKTMQYQIQEMLRVEKIFDAEGIQDELDAYNPLIPDGSNWKATMMVEYPDVDERKVQLSKLIGIERKTYVQVEGHDKVYPIANEDLDRETDDKTSSVHFLRFELTPEMVSAVKSGAAIAMGVEHENYSHRLDAVSEGTRESLASDLDAVN; encoded by the coding sequence ATGGAGGCAAGTGTGGACAAGCTGAGTCGAGAAGACCTGTATTCGCTGGAGAAGTACCACGAGCTGCGGCCCCAGTTCCGCAACGAGGTCATGCAGCACAAGCGCAATCGCGTGGTGCAGGTGGGCCCGGCCGTGACCCTGCACTTCGAGGATCGCAAGACCATGCAGTACCAGATCCAGGAGATGCTGCGGGTCGAGAAGATTTTTGACGCCGAGGGCATCCAGGACGAGCTGGACGCCTACAACCCGCTGATCCCGGACGGCTCCAACTGGAAGGCGACCATGATGGTCGAGTATCCGGACGTGGACGAGCGCAAGGTCCAGCTGTCCAAGCTGATCGGGATCGAGCGCAAGACCTACGTGCAGGTCGAGGGCCATGACAAGGTCTACCCGATCGCGAACGAGGATCTGGACCGCGAGACTGACGACAAGACCTCGTCGGTGCACTTCCTGCGCTTCGAGCTGACCCCGGAGATGGTCTCCGCCGTGAAATCCGGTGCAGCCATCGCCATGGGGGTGGAGCACGAGAACTACAGCCACCGGCTGGACGCCGTCTCCGAGGGCACGCGCGAATCCCTCGCGTCCGACCTCGACGCCGTCAACTGA
- a CDS encoding IS110 family transposase yields the protein MAHIGIDVSKNKLDCMWVRDLEAGKVKPKVFPNRQDQYPELLRWLQRNTGEAPETLQVYLEATGIYHEPLAYWLHEQGVRVHVLNPAQVRFHAQGMGVRNKTDRKDSMMLARYGIERAPRRWQPEPPEVRELKRLLSRLEALEEDIRREENRLEKAQFSEDTLAQASIDNVLQALREEHRRLQQQIDDHFDAHDHLKRDRALLESIPGIGRVLSASMAATLRSRAFTSARQAAAFHGLVPVLQESGTSVQRPPRLAKAGSGRLRKTLYMAAVVATRYNPDVRRQYHRLLRRGKAKMAAIGAAMRKLLHIAFGVLKSQTPYQPRNDTPCTS from the coding sequence ATGGCCCATATCGGCATTGATGTCAGCAAGAACAAGCTCGACTGCATGTGGGTCCGGGATCTGGAGGCGGGCAAGGTCAAGCCGAAGGTATTCCCGAACCGCCAGGACCAGTATCCGGAGTTGCTGCGCTGGCTGCAGCGCAACACGGGTGAAGCGCCCGAGACGCTTCAGGTGTATCTGGAAGCCACCGGCATCTATCACGAACCGCTGGCCTACTGGCTGCATGAGCAGGGGGTTCGGGTCCATGTGCTGAACCCGGCCCAAGTGCGCTTCCACGCCCAGGGCATGGGGGTGCGCAACAAGACCGACCGCAAGGACAGCATGATGCTGGCGCGTTACGGCATCGAGCGCGCGCCACGGCGCTGGCAGCCCGAGCCGCCCGAGGTGCGGGAGCTCAAGCGCCTGCTCAGCCGGCTGGAAGCCCTTGAGGAGGACATCCGGCGCGAGGAGAATCGCCTGGAGAAGGCGCAGTTCAGCGAGGACACCCTCGCCCAGGCGTCGATCGACAACGTGCTGCAAGCCCTGCGCGAGGAACACCGTCGGCTACAGCAGCAGATCGATGATCACTTCGACGCGCATGATCATCTCAAGCGGGATCGGGCCTTGCTGGAGAGCATCCCCGGCATCGGCCGGGTGTTGTCGGCGTCGATGGCCGCGACGTTGCGCAGCCGTGCGTTCACGAGTGCTCGGCAGGCGGCGGCGTTCCATGGGCTGGTACCGGTCCTGCAGGAGTCCGGGACCTCGGTCCAGCGACCCCCGCGGCTGGCGAAGGCCGGCTCGGGGCGGCTGCGCAAAACGCTCTACATGGCCGCTGTGGTGGCCACCCGCTACAACCCGGACGTGCGGCGCCAGTACCACCGCCTCCTGAGGCGGGGCAAAGCCAAGATGGCCGCCATCGGGGCGGCCATGCGCAAGCTCCTGCACATCGCCTTCGGCGTCCTCAAGTCGCAAACCCCGTATCAACCCCGAAATGACACGCCTTGCACCTCATAG
- the radA gene encoding DNA repair protein RadA: MAKAKTQYVCRECGAVSPKWAGQCGDCGAWNTLEEAVPATQAGPRGGYAGEVAGITRLGEVEAGEVPRTGTGLSELDRALGGGLVHGSVVLLGGDPGIGKSTLLLQTLAMLPVGDTLYVTGEESAQQISMRARRLGLEVDGLRLLTETQVENVIATCERERPRVLVIDSIQTLYTAALQSAPGSVGQVRESAAALVRLAKQRGITVILVGHVTKDGQLAGPRVLEHMVDTVLYFEGDPDGRYRMLRAVKNRFGAVNELGVFAMLENGLKAVSNPSAIFLSRHQGPVPGSVVMVTREGTRPLLVEVQALVSESHAPQPRRITVGLEQNRLTMLLAVLHRHGGVALFDQDVFINVVGGVRVTETAADLPMLAAALSSFRDRPLPQEMLAFGEVGLAGEIRPVPNGEERLREAAKHGYTRAIAPAANAPRKPIKGMEVVAVSRLSEVLDAL, encoded by the coding sequence ATGGCGAAGGCGAAGACCCAGTACGTCTGCCGGGAATGCGGCGCGGTGAGCCCCAAGTGGGCCGGCCAGTGCGGCGACTGCGGCGCCTGGAACACCCTGGAGGAGGCCGTACCGGCCACCCAGGCCGGCCCACGTGGCGGCTACGCCGGCGAGGTCGCCGGCATCACCCGGCTGGGCGAAGTGGAGGCCGGCGAGGTCCCGCGCACCGGCACCGGCTTGTCGGAACTGGACCGTGCCCTGGGCGGCGGGCTGGTACACGGATCGGTCGTGCTGCTGGGCGGCGATCCGGGGATCGGCAAGTCCACCCTGCTGCTGCAGACCCTGGCCATGCTGCCGGTCGGCGACACGCTCTATGTGACCGGCGAGGAATCCGCCCAGCAGATCAGCATGCGCGCGCGCCGCCTCGGGCTCGAGGTCGACGGACTGCGCCTTTTGACCGAGACGCAGGTGGAAAACGTGATCGCCACCTGCGAACGCGAACGCCCGCGCGTGCTGGTGATCGACTCCATCCAGACGCTCTATACCGCCGCGCTGCAGTCCGCGCCCGGCTCGGTCGGCCAGGTGCGCGAGAGCGCCGCGGCACTCGTACGCCTGGCCAAACAGCGTGGCATCACCGTGATCCTGGTCGGCCATGTGACCAAGGACGGCCAGCTCGCCGGCCCGCGCGTGCTGGAGCACATGGTCGATACCGTGCTCTATTTCGAGGGCGACCCGGACGGGCGCTACCGCATGCTGCGCGCGGTGAAGAACCGCTTTGGCGCGGTCAACGAGCTGGGCGTGTTCGCCATGCTGGAGAACGGCCTGAAGGCAGTCTCCAACCCCTCCGCGATCTTCCTCTCGCGCCACCAGGGCCCGGTGCCCGGCAGCGTGGTAATGGTCACCCGCGAGGGCACCCGACCACTGCTGGTGGAGGTACAGGCCCTGGTCTCCGAGAGCCATGCCCCGCAGCCACGGCGCATCACCGTCGGCCTGGAACAGAACCGCCTGACCATGCTGCTGGCCGTCCTGCACCGCCACGGGGGCGTGGCCCTGTTCGACCAGGACGTTTTCATTAACGTGGTCGGCGGCGTGCGCGTCACCGAGACGGCCGCCGACCTGCCGATGCTGGCCGCCGCCCTGTCGAGCTTTCGCGACCGGCCGCTGCCGCAGGAGATGCTGGCCTTTGGCGAGGTCGGGCTGGCCGGCGAGATCCGGCCTGTGCCGAACGGCGAGGAGCGCCTGCGCGAGGCGGCCAAGCACGGCTATACCCGGGCGATCGCGCCGGCGGCCAACGCGCCACGCAAGCCCATCAAGGGCATGGAAGTGGTCGCGGTCTCCCGCCTCTCGGAAGTCCTCGACGCCCTGTAG
- a CDS encoding HlyC/CorC family transporter codes for MQEIPLSFLFGALIVLFLLSAFFSGSETALMALNRYRMRHRAQTGHRGAALAARLLERPDRLIGLILLGNNFVNILIAQIATFIGWRLFGDTGVAIATGVLTLTLLIFAETAPKTLAALHSERVAYPAAWVYTGLLKVMWPVVWMINVMANGVLRLFGVHMKPGQRSALNTDELRSVVSEAGALIPANHQRMLLNLLDLERTTVEDIMIPRNEIVVLDLNEPWNEVVEQLVHGSFTRLPVVEGELDHIVGFLHRRDVIPLIERDDFDAEDLRQILTPPYFIPEGTALNRQLINFQQQKKRIGLVVDEYGDIEGLITLEDLLEEIVGEFTTDSPAMSDDVLRQEDGSAMVDGGIHLRELNRSLGLELPVDGPKTLSGLIVEYLESIPEAPVSVRINDVVMDIVQIKNNTIRTVRVVAPDLPTSPDNKEA; via the coding sequence TTGCAAGAGATCCCGCTCTCCTTTCTGTTCGGCGCCCTGATCGTTCTGTTCCTGCTGTCGGCGTTTTTCTCCGGTTCGGAGACCGCGCTGATGGCACTGAACCGCTACCGCATGCGCCACCGCGCGCAGACTGGACACCGGGGCGCTGCACTCGCCGCCCGGCTGCTGGAGCGGCCGGACCGCCTGATTGGCCTGATCCTGCTGGGCAACAATTTCGTCAATATCCTGATCGCGCAAATCGCCACCTTTATCGGCTGGCGACTATTCGGCGATACCGGCGTGGCCATTGCTACCGGCGTTCTTACGCTCACCCTGCTGATCTTCGCCGAGACAGCCCCCAAGACCCTCGCGGCCCTGCACAGCGAACGTGTCGCCTACCCGGCGGCCTGGGTCTATACCGGCCTGCTGAAGGTGATGTGGCCGGTGGTCTGGATGATCAACGTGATGGCCAATGGCGTATTGCGCCTGTTCGGGGTACACATGAAGCCCGGCCAGCGCTCGGCCCTGAATACCGACGAGCTGCGCAGCGTGGTCTCCGAGGCCGGCGCGCTGATCCCGGCCAACCATCAGCGCATGCTGCTGAATCTGCTGGATCTGGAGCGCACGACGGTCGAGGACATCATGATCCCGCGCAACGAGATCGTGGTCCTGGATCTGAACGAACCCTGGAACGAGGTCGTCGAGCAGCTGGTACACGGCAGCTTCACCCGCCTGCCGGTGGTCGAGGGCGAACTGGACCATATCGTCGGCTTCCTGCACCGGCGCGACGTGATCCCGCTGATCGAGCGCGATGACTTCGATGCCGAAGACCTGCGCCAGATCCTGACCCCGCCCTACTTCATCCCCGAAGGCACGGCGCTGAACCGCCAGCTGATCAACTTCCAGCAGCAGAAAAAGCGGATCGGCCTGGTGGTGGACGAGTATGGCGACATCGAGGGACTGATCACGCTGGAAGACCTGCTGGAGGAGATTGTCGGAGAGTTCACCACCGACTCCCCGGCCATGAGCGACGACGTGCTGCGCCAGGAGGACGGCTCGGCGATGGTCGATGGCGGCATCCACCTGCGCGAGCTCAACCGCTCGCTGGGCCTGGAGCTCCCGGTGGATGGCCCCAAGACCCTCAGCGGACTGATCGTGGAATACCTTGAGAGCATTCCCGAGGCGCCAGTAAGCGTGCGCATCAATGACGTGGTGATGGACATCGTGCAGATCAAGAACAACACCATCCGCACGGTGCGCGTGGTCGCCCCTGATCTACCGACAAGCCCGGACAACAAGGAAGCCTGA
- a CDS encoding inner membrane protein YpjD, which yields MTTVAGLLAVALYLATTGYLIVATRTQPLAAGQPRAPLVLWLAALIVHLAALIPLVVTEAGLNLCLGNALSASLWLVAALLWLTALRHPLAVLGVMILPLTALAALGALLCEDGTRYATSAGIDVHILFSALGWAFLALSTAQAAVMAAQHRALHNHHTSGIVRYLPPLFSMEVWLFRMIFIGWLFLGLSLLSGLIFVDDLFAQHLVHKTILSLLAWVIFSILLLGRWRLGWRGTRALAWTTGGFVVLVLAYFGSKLVLEVILGRV from the coding sequence ATGACCACCGTTGCCGGATTGCTTGCCGTAGCGCTGTATCTCGCCACCACGGGATACCTGATCGTCGCCACCCGCACCCAGCCCCTGGCCGCCGGGCAGCCCCGCGCGCCCCTGGTGCTCTGGCTGGCGGCCCTGATCGTGCACCTGGCGGCACTGATCCCGCTGGTCGTAACCGAGGCCGGGCTGAACCTGTGCCTGGGCAATGCCCTGTCCGCGTCGCTGTGGCTGGTGGCTGCGCTGTTGTGGCTGACCGCCCTGCGCCACCCGCTGGCCGTACTGGGCGTGATGATCCTGCCGCTGACTGCGCTGGCCGCCCTTGGCGCACTGCTGTGCGAAGACGGTACCCGCTACGCAACCTCGGCCGGGATCGACGTGCATATCCTGTTCTCGGCGCTCGGATGGGCCTTCCTCGCGCTGTCCACGGCCCAAGCCGCAGTCATGGCTGCCCAGCACCGCGCACTGCACAACCATCACACCTCGGGGATCGTGCGCTACCTGCCGCCGCTGTTCTCGATGGAGGTCTGGTTGTTCCGCATGATCTTCATCGGCTGGCTGTTCCTTGGGCTCAGCCTGCTCTCCGGCCTGATCTTCGTCGACGACCTGTTCGCCCAGCATCTGGTACACAAGACCATCCTGTCGCTGCTGGCCTGGGTGATCTTCTCCATCCTGCTGCTCGGGCGCTGGCGCCTGGGCTGGCGCGGGACGCGCGCCCTTGCATGGACTACTGGCGGCTTCGTGGTGCTGGTGCTGGCCTACTTTGGCTCCAAGCTGGTGCTGGAAGTCATCCTCGGGCGTGTCTGA
- the ffh gene encoding signal recognition particle protein yields MFDGLSSRLQETMKRLKGQARLTEDNIQDALREVRMALLEADVALPVVREFVKDVKEKALGQEVIGSLTPGQALIKVVHDELVATMGGENAALNLAVQPPAVVLVAGLQGAGKTTSIGKLARLLREREKKKVAVVSCDVYRPAAIQQLETLAGQVEVTFYPSDTSQKPEAIASEAVARARRDGTEVLLVDTAGRLHVDEDMMAEVKALHQAIDPIETLFVVDSMTGQDAANTARAFGEALPLTGVVLTKADGDARGGAALSVRQITGVPIKFIGMGERPDALEPFHPERIASRILGKGDVLSLVEEASRQVDQDKAAKLTRKLKKGRGFDLNDLREQLGQMQKMGGISSMLEKLPGGGKLPDAVKNQANDKEIGRMMAVISSMTEHERRHPDIIKGSRKRRIAAGSGTQIQDVNRLLKQHAQMSKAMKKFSKGGASKMMRALGGKLGGMGGMGGPGGGMPFR; encoded by the coding sequence ATGTTCGACGGCCTTTCCAGCCGCCTCCAGGAGACCATGAAGCGCCTGAAAGGCCAGGCGCGGCTCACCGAGGACAATATTCAGGACGCCCTGCGCGAGGTGCGCATGGCACTGCTGGAGGCCGATGTGGCCCTGCCGGTGGTGCGCGAGTTCGTCAAGGACGTCAAGGAAAAGGCGCTGGGCCAGGAGGTCATTGGGAGCCTCACCCCGGGGCAGGCCCTGATCAAGGTCGTCCATGACGAGCTGGTCGCGACGATGGGCGGGGAGAACGCCGCGCTGAATCTGGCGGTCCAGCCGCCGGCCGTGGTGCTGGTGGCCGGTCTGCAGGGCGCGGGCAAGACCACCAGTATCGGCAAGCTCGCGCGCCTGTTGCGCGAGCGCGAGAAGAAGAAGGTCGCGGTGGTCAGCTGCGACGTCTATCGGCCGGCGGCGATCCAGCAGCTGGAGACCCTGGCCGGGCAGGTCGAGGTCACGTTCTATCCCAGCGATACCAGCCAGAAGCCCGAGGCGATCGCGAGCGAGGCCGTTGCCCGGGCGCGCCGCGATGGTACCGAGGTGCTGCTGGTGGATACCGCCGGGCGGCTGCATGTCGACGAAGACATGATGGCCGAGGTGAAGGCCCTGCATCAGGCGATCGACCCGATCGAGACCCTGTTTGTGGTCGACTCCATGACCGGCCAGGACGCGGCGAACACCGCGCGCGCTTTTGGCGAGGCCCTGCCGCTGACGGGGGTGGTGCTCACCAAGGCTGACGGTGACGCCCGCGGCGGCGCTGCGCTGTCGGTGCGCCAGATCACGGGGGTGCCGATCAAGTTCATCGGCATGGGCGAGCGCCCGGATGCGCTGGAGCCGTTCCACCCCGAACGTATCGCCTCGCGCATCCTCGGCAAGGGCGATGTCCTGTCGCTGGTCGAGGAGGCCAGCCGCCAGGTCGACCAGGACAAGGCCGCCAAGCTCACGCGCAAGCTGAAGAAGGGGCGCGGCTTTGACCTGAACGACCTGCGCGAACAGCTCGGTCAGATGCAGAAGATGGGCGGGATCAGCTCGATGCTGGAAAAGCTGCCCGGCGGCGGCAAGCTGCCGGACGCGGTGAAGAACCAGGCCAACGACAAGGAGATCGGTCGCATGATGGCGGTGATTTCGTCGATGACCGAGCACGAGCGTCGCCACCCGGACATCATCAAGGGTTCGCGCAAGCGCCGGATTGCCGCCGGGTCCGGCACCCAGATCCAGGATGTGAACCGCCTGCTCAAGCAGCACGCGCAGATGAGCAAGGCGATGAAAAAATTCTCCAAGGGTGGCGCATCGAAGATGATGCGCGCCCTGGGTGGAAAATTGGGCGGCATGGGTGGAATGGGTGGCCCCGGTGGGGGCATGCCGTTCCGCTAG
- the rpsP gene encoding 30S ribosomal protein S16, producing the protein MVTIRLLRRGAKKRPFYSIVVTDSRKRRDSGYKEQIGFFNPVARGQEEPLRIDLERVDYWLGHGAGMSERVNHLVKGYRKQQAAA; encoded by the coding sequence ATGGTTACGATTCGCCTGCTTCGCCGCGGCGCCAAAAAGCGCCCGTTCTACTCGATCGTCGTCACCGATTCGCGCAAGCGTCGGGACAGCGGCTACAAGGAACAGATCGGCTTCTTCAACCCGGTCGCCCGCGGTCAGGAAGAGCCGCTGCGCATTGACCTGGAACGCGTGGACTACTGGCTGGGCCACGGTGCTGGCATGTCCGAGCGCGTGAACCACCTGGTCAAGGGCTACCGCAAGCAGCAAGCCGCGGCCTGA
- the rimM gene encoding ribosome maturation factor RimM (Essential for efficient processing of 16S rRNA), whose translation MNEAGERIRVGRVSGVYGVKGWVRIFSETEPRAAIADFPHLWLRAGADWRLVEVEAGRAHGHGVVMKFAETADREAAYGLMGAELAIERDWLPPAEDGEYYWADLLGMKVEHQDGTALGRISGFMETGANDVLVVRGDRERLIPWVRGQYILDVDLEGRRLRVDWDPEF comes from the coding sequence ATGAACGAGGCGGGTGAACGCATCCGCGTCGGACGCGTCTCCGGGGTGTACGGCGTGAAGGGCTGGGTGCGGATCTTTTCCGAGACCGAGCCACGCGCCGCGATTGCCGACTTCCCCCATTTGTGGCTGCGTGCCGGCGCCGACTGGCGGCTGGTGGAGGTCGAAGCGGGCCGGGCCCACGGGCACGGCGTCGTGATGAAATTTGCCGAGACCGCCGATCGCGAGGCGGCCTACGGCCTGATGGGCGCCGAACTGGCGATCGAACGCGACTGGCTCCCGCCCGCCGAGGACGGCGAGTACTACTGGGCCGACCTGCTGGGTATGAAGGTCGAGCACCAGGACGGGACCGCGCTGGGGCGCATCTCCGGATTCATGGAGACGGGCGCCAACGATGTGCTGGTCGTGCGCGGCGATCGCGAACGACTGATCCCCTGGGTGCGGGGCCAGTACATCCTGGATGTGGACCTGGAGGGCCGGCGGTTGCGGGTCGACTGGGATCCGGAATTCTGA